From the genome of Bombus pascuorum chromosome 2, iyBomPasc1.1, whole genome shotgun sequence, one region includes:
- the LOC132904685 gene encoding TATA-binding protein-associated factor 172 isoform X2 produces the protein MTSRLDRLFILLETGTNAVTKRAAAQQLGEAQRLHPHDLHHLLARVSILLKSSQWDTRVCAAQAVQAILAQVPTWDPQPIKKETCTDEEAKRPNSKLNLEDFNMEKILSRSSYLTGSEGNEYDLTATDGEQMLLPNQKEKIAAKLGLHPQLMGVDTSELFTNEDLTPEVLPPASNIQTNVSVSETLKQPTGLSRREMNRARRKARQTVSKQRSREPDDHRNNEDSIQHNNSNAQSPISNEGESLNKRIKLEELISLEIGVNYNSQTESVNGVPDSTGCWPDSVINWPLESFAESLCQDLFSQKWEIRHGAATALRELVKLHGKGAGKSKNQTAEEMAESHYRWLIDAALRLLCVLGLDRFGDFVSDQVVAPVRETCAQALGSLLLLVPNQKDDENKNRGITGILSVMLKLLEHDEWEARHGALLALKYLLAIRDDLLDDILPKVFPATMQGLSDPVDDVGAAAASALIPVASALPRLLKPSELEAIVIRLWELLREQDDLAAACNSFMKLLAAILSLPWARSYITPQPLSQVLPRLWPFLSHSSSSVRKATLQTLQTLTEDDGAHNENKKERWGEGGGLVLQEALRHVFQRALIEHVIAIQDVAERVWENLVVQSDLELLLHAACPLVSTWLCLAMQPEHVPFNPNLLMITTPNKGAKNNQVSGSNDGQSDASNNGGSNTVGGNAKSISELKVYIGGIETVAPNIRKSNLTRARCRAARMLGLLSHYVVQPAPGVTYTPDILSPSLCYAKVLLAHLNSHSALQRTIVGLTMSHWATVNNMKPPIIPDILRKRLLECLNEYVYYDEIATSFTRLLHDSRGYVATLKHYNLPVLIKVEPSGVMTLDQIAVLAGKPISKLCAMGNTTSYGGPSGSYSNTAIPIKLKPKLIESLEERRSAVKIGAADIAAQQLSYNVMSMAALAGAATMLHCLPPSPQPLNPLIKPLMEAIKREENEELQKLAAKHLSYLVDLCVDRKPTPNAKISTNLCTFLCSDTEFTPRVNCNTNTNLFDGILTLSNRQKHAERIAYNRGTNSGLSGGRGPGRPPTTEIPLLELLAYEEPEAKADRTRRRGATLALTAIATLFGAQLPTRLPHLWELILPNVLQEKDKIGSRENIEEEVNQLIFGLQVLEVMAPSLHKALLPPVLECLSFLCELLAHPYKAVRHMASRCIAVLATLDTEKIIMQVTSRVIPLLESTGGEKIYSATVTAPSEVDSVKQGAAEALACLVESLGVNIVPYAVLFMVPLLGRMSDQNQAVRLACSVTFATLVQLLPLDPGAITDPPDLIEKKTQEWRFLEQLLNPQSIPDTVLPIPVSAELRSYQQQGLNWLNFLNRYRLHGVLCDDMGLGKTLQTLCILALDHHRNPRAPPSLVVCPPTLTGHWVYEAEKFFKTKDLSVLQYVGTPPEREKLRPMVTYHKLIVASYEIMRKDIDYFETCQWNYCVLDEGHIIKNGKTKSAKATKRLHANHRLILSGTPIQNDVLELWSLFDFLMPGFLGTEKQFAAKYSRPILACREPKAGPKEQEAGALAMEALHRQVLPFLLRRNKEDVLKDLPPKITQDYYCDLSSLQRTLYEDFHTRRSVTLLSATSCTSTGNNGCSVFEALRYLRNVCNHPKLVLNPRHPLYATVCNTLKQRKSTLAEIEYAAKLPALKQLLLDCGIGQPQRQQNRNSVTTDGTSDNQPPQEQQLVSQHRALIFCQLKAMLDIVEKDLLCAHLPTVTYLRLDGSVQTTQRHSIVTRFNADPSIDVLLLTTQVGGLGLNLTGADTVIFVEHDWNPMKDLQAMDRAHRIGQKKVVNVYRLITRSTVEEKIMGLQKFKLLTANTVISTENASLETMATDQLLDLFTLDDGKEKKSEIQDDATSKISEVPGISRSVLEILPELWEQQQYDDEYDIQSFLSTLK, from the exons ATGACATCAAG GCTAGACAGGCTATTCATACTATTGGAAACAGGGACAAATGCAGTAACTAAAAGAGCTGCAGCACAACAATTAGGAGAAGCACAAAGATTACATCCTCATGATTTACATCATTTATTGGCAAGAGTTTCTATACTTTTAAAGTCTTCACAATGGGATACCAGAGTTTGTGCTGCACAAGCTGTACAAGCTATACTTGCTCAAGTTCCTACTTGGGATCCACAAcccattaaaaaagaaacatgtaCAG ATGAAGAAGCAAAAAGACCAAacagtaaattaaatttggaaGACTTTAATATGGAAAAGATTTTATCACGTAGTTCATATCTTACTGGATCAGAAGGCAATGAATATGATTTAACAGCTACTGATGGGGAGCAAATGCTACTTCCTAatcaaaaggaaaaaattgctGCTAAATTAGGCCTTCATCCACAATTAATGGGAGTTGATACATCAGAACTGTTTACCAACGAAGATCTTACGCCAGAAGTATTACCACCTGCATCAAATATACAAACTAATGTATCTGTGAGTGAAACGCTAAAACAACCTACTGGCCTTAGTAGACGTGAAATGAATAGAGCTAGACGTAAG GCACGACAGACGGTTTCAAAACAACGTTCACGAGAACCTGATGACCATCGTAACAACGAAGATTCAATTCAACACAACAATTCAAATGCTCAATCTCCCATCAGTAATGAAGGGGAATCactaaataaaagaataaaattagagGAACTGATTTCATTAGAGATTGgcgttaattataattcacaGACTGAATCAGTCAATGGAGTACCAGATAGTACTGGTTGCTGGCCAGATTCTGTAATAAATTGGCCTCTAGAATCATTTGCAGAAAGTCTCTGTCAAGATTTATTTAGTCAAAAATGGGAAATAAGGCACGGAGCAGCGACTGCTTTACGTGAACTTGTAAAACTTCATGGAAAAG GTGCAGGTAAATCGAAGAATCAAACTGCAGAGGAAATGGCAGAAAGTCATTATCGGTGGCTTATTGATGCCGCCCTGCGACTACTATGTGTTTTAGGATTAGATAGATTTGGAGATTTTGTTTCTGATCAAGTTGTTGCGCCCGTACGAGAAACATGTGCCCAAGCACTAGGATCTCTTTTATTACTAGTGCCAAATCAAAAAgatgatgaaaataaaaataggggAATTACAGGAATACTTTCAGTCATGCTAAAACTGTTAGAGCACGATGAATGGGAAGCAAGACATGGTGCGCTACTTGCACTCAAATATTTACTTGCTATACGAGATGATCTGTTAGACGACATACTACCAAAAGTATTTCCAGCTACTATGCAAGGTCTTTCCGATCCAGTCGATGATGTAGGTGCTGCGGCAGCAAGTGCGCTTATACCAGTAGCATCTGCTCTACCACGTTTGTTAAAACCATCAGAACTAGAAGCAATTGTAATTCGTCTTTGGGAACTTTTACGTGAACAAGATGATCTAGCAGCAGCATGTAATAGTTTCATGAAATTACTTGCTGCTATACTTTCATTACCTTGGGCGCGCTCTTATATTACACCTCAGCCATTATCGCAA GTCTTACCACGATTATGGCCATTTCTTAGTCATTCTAGTTCCAGTGTACGTAAAGCCACCTTACAAACATTACAAACACTAACTGAAGATGATGGTGCTCAtaatgagaataaaaaagaacgatGGGGCGAAGGAGGTGGACTTGTATTGCAAGAGGCCCTCCGTCATGTTTTTCAACGAGCGTTAATAGAGCACGTAATTGCCATACAAGATGTAGCTGAACGTGTTTGGGAAAATCTAGTCGTACAAAGCGATCTCGAACTTCTATTGCATGCAGCGTGTCCTCTTGTCAGCACATGGCTTTGCCTTGCAATGCAACCGGAACACGTGCCATTTAATCCGAACTTACTCATGATAACCACTCCTAATAAAGGAGCTAAGAATAATCAAGTTTCTGGTAGTAACGACGGACAATCAGATGCTAGTAATAACGGAGGAAGTAATACTGTTGGTGGAAATGCAAAATCCATATCCGaattaaaagtttatattGGTGGAATCGAAACTGTAGCTCCAAACATAAGGAAATCAAACTTAACTCGTGCTCGTTGTAGAGCTGCACGAATGTTAGGGTTGTTATCGCATTACGTAGTACAACCAGCACCAGGTGTTACTTACACACCAGATATACTTAGTCCTTCACTTTGTTATGCTAAAGTATTACTGGCACATCTGAATTCGCATTCAGCATTACAACGCACCATTGTAGGTTTAACGATGTCTCATTGGGCGACTGTAAATAACATGAAACCACCTATAATACCAGATATTTTAAG GAAGAGACTATTGGAGTGTTTGAACGAGTACGTATACTACGATGAGATCGCCACATCTTTTACTCGTCTGTTACACGACAGTCGCGGTTACGTTGCCACTCTCAAACATTATAACCTGCCTGTTCTTATCAAGGTAGAACCATCGGGAGTGATGACGCTCGACCAAATTGCAGTCCTTGCTGGGAAACCAATTTCAAAACTTTGTGCCATGGGTAATACGACAAGCTATGGAGGACCTAGTGGAAGTTATAGCAACACCGCTATCCCGATTAAATTAAAGCCAAAGTTGATTGAAAGTTTAGAAGAAAGGCGGAGTGCAGTGAAAATAGGTGCTGCCGATATAGCAGCACAGCAACtttcatataatgttatgtcaATGGCAGCACTCGCTGGTGCTGCAACAATGTTACATTGTCTTCCTCCATCTCCACAACCTCTTAACCCATTGATAAAACCATTAATGGAAGCTATTAAAcgtgaagaaaatgaagaactACAAAAACTGGCTGCAAAGCATTTGTCGTATTTAGTTGATCTCTGTGTAGATAGAAAACCTACTCCTAATGCAAAG ATATCGACCAATTTATGTACATTCCTATGCTCGGACACTGAATTTACACCTCGTGTAAATTGTAATACAAACACAAATCTATTTGACGGAATTCTTACTTTAAGCAATAGACAGAAACATGCTGAAAGAATAGCTTATAATCGGGGAACCAACAGCGGACTTAGTGGAGGCAGAGGGCCTGGCCGGCCACCAACAACTGAAATTCCTTTATTAGAACTACTTGCTTATGAAGAACCTGAAGCTAAGGCTGATAGAACACGTCGTCGCGGAGCTACTTTAGCACTTACCGCTATAG CTACTCTATTTGGTGCACAATTACCTACACGTTTACCGCATCTTTGGGAACTAATATTACCAAACGTATTAcaagaaaaagacaaaatcGGTAGTCGtgaaaatattgaagaagAAGTAAATCAGTTAATTTTTGGTTTACAAGTTTTAGAAGTTATGGCTCCCAGCCTTCATAAAGCCTTACTGCCTCCTGTCCTAGAGTGCCTTTCATTCTTATGTGAATTATTGGCTCATCCTTACAAAGCTGTCAGACACATGGCATCCAGATGTATAGCTGTATTAGCTACATTAGATACAGAGAAG ATAATAATGCAGGTTACAAGCCGTGTAATACCACTTCTAGAATCAACTGGTGGAGAGAAAATATACTCAGCGACTGTAACAGCACCAAGCGAAGTAGATTCAGTAAAACAAGGCGCAGCTGAAGCGTTAGCGTGTCTTGTCGAAAGTTTAGGTGTTAATATCGTTCCATACGCTGTGCTGTTTATGGTTCCTTTGCTTGGGCGTATGAGTGATCAAAATCAGGCTGTAAGATTAGCTTGTAGTGTTACGTTCGCAACACTCGTGCAACTTTTGCCCCTTGATCCTGGTGCGATTACGGATCCACCAGATTTAAT agaaaagaaaacacaaGAATGGCGATTCTTAGAACAACTTTTGAATCCACAAAGTATCCCAGATACCGTATTACCGATTCCAGTATCTGCAGAGTTACGTTCTTATCAACAACAAGGCTTAAATTGGTTAAATTTCTTGAATCGTTATCGACTTCATGGTGTTTTATGCGATGACATGGGCCTTGGAAAAACTTTACAAACTCTTTGTATACTAGCTTTAGATCATCATCGTAATCCTCGTGCCCCACCAAGCTTGGTAGTGTGTCCGCCAACTCTAACTGGTCATTGGGTGTATGAGGCAGAAAAGTTCTTCAAAACCAAAGATCTCTCAGTGTTACAATATGTTGGCACCCCACCTGAGCGTGAAAAATTACGTCCAATGGTTACTTATCACAAACTCATCGTTGCAAGTTATGAAATAATGCGTAAGGATATCGATTATTTCGAAACATGTCAATGGAACTACTGTGTGCTCGATGAAGGTCacattattaaaaatggaaagacAAAAAGTGCTAAGGCAACTAAGCGATTACATGCGAATCATAGACTTATACTTTCGGGAACACCAATACAAAACGATGTACTTGAATTATGGTCCTTGTTTGACTTTTTAATGCCAGGTTTCCTGGGTACTGAGAAACAATTTGCGGCAAAGTACTCACGTCCTATACTAGCCTGTAGGGAACCAAAAGCTGGCCCAAAAGAACAAGAGGCGGGAGCTTTAGCAATGGAAGCACTTCATAGACaa GTTTTGCCATTCTTACTTAGACGAAATAAAGAAGATGTCCTCAAAGATTTACCACCAAAAATTACACAAGACTATTATTGCGACTTATCGTCATTACAACGTACGCTATACGAAGATTTCCATACTCGACGTTCTGTCACTTTATTATCCGCTACGTCGTGCACTTCAACTGGAAATAATGGTTGTAGTGTCTTTGAAGCATTACGATATCTGCGTAATGTTTGTAATCATCCCAAATTAGTATTAAATCCACGACATCCGTTATACGCTACT gTGTGTAATACATTGAAACAACGAAAGAGCACATTAGCCGAGATAGAATATGCAGCCAAGTTACCTGcattaaaacaattattattagattgtGGCATAGGACAGCCACAGCGACAACAAAACCGCAATTCTGTAACTACTGATGGTACATCAGATAATCAACCACCGCAGGAGCAACAGTTAGTGAGCCAACATCGAGCTTTAATTTTTTGTCAATTGAAAGCAATGCTAGATATCGTGGAAAAAGATCTTCTTTGTGCACATTTACCTACTGTTACATATCTTCGTCTCGATGGAAGTGTACAAACTACGCAAAGGCATTCCATAGTAACACGTTTTAACGCAGACCCATCCATAGACGTGCTTCTGTTAACGACTCAAGTCGGTGGTCTTGGATTAAATCTAACTGGCGCTGACACTGTTATATTCGTGGAACATGACTGGAATCCTATGAAAGATCTTCAAGCGATGGATCGAGCACATCGTATTGGTCAAAAAAAAGTAGTGAACGTATACAGGTTAATCACAAGATCGACAGTAGAGGAAAAGATCATGGGACTGCAGAAATTCAAACTTCTTACAGCAAATACCGTAATTTCAACGGAAAATGCATCTCTAGAAACAATGGCAACTGATcag ctACTTGACTTGTTTACATTGGACGATGGCAAAGAGAAAAAATCAGAAATACAAGATGATGCCACGTCTAAAATTAGTGAGGTTCCAGGCATTAGCCGTTCTGTTTTAGAAATTCTCCCTGAACTATGGGAACAACAACAATATGACGATGAATATGACATTCAGTCATTTCTATCTACTTTAAAGTGA